The Zingiber officinale cultivar Zhangliang chromosome 2A, Zo_v1.1, whole genome shotgun sequence genomic sequence caggTTAATTTAGAAGGGAGGAAttgaaagaagaacaaaataatggaaaaATAAAGTTGTAAAGCAGTGGTGACTATTTCTCTAGACGAAGAAGAATGTCCTGAAATTAAAGGGAAAGATggaattgaaaaaaaatttccaCTTAGCtccatggatagatatgcattgGTCATTGCTCCAAAAAATGTAGGTTCAAGTGGGAATAAAGTGTTTcgccataaaaatataaatgaggcttTTTTCAAAAAGAGAACTCAACAATATGTTAGGAAATGGGTTTATGAAAATGAAATCTCATTCAATgttgttgataatgatagcttcaagcaactaataGAGGTAGTAGGCcaatttggaccaggattcaagtctccaactcaatatcaacttagggacACATTgttgaaagccgaagttgaaagaacaaaacaacaTGAAAAAGAATGGCCAAAGAATGAGTGCTCGATCATGACAAATGTATGGAGTGatagaaaagaagaagcatcttaaatttgtattaattgcaaggagggtactacaGTTTTAGAGTCTAAGAAGTCTTCAAATGAGACACAtacagctgaacttatttttgagtatgttgacaagtgtgttgaacaagtaggagtttagaatattgttcagattgtaaCAGACAATACATGTACAACTCACActattaatctcatgcttgaaagtattaACAAGCTTCCATGATAAAAAAGGTTAATGAGCAATCCaagtcttttaccattttcatttaTGCTCACCAAAAGACTTTGCCATTGATGAGAAGTTTCgcgaagaagagagacatagtctAACCAtgagttaccaggtttgcatcaaatttcatcacattgcaaagtttgattgaaaaaaaaatatctagtTTAAGAgtcatgtttacaagtgatatatgggagaaatgtaaatggtcaaaaacaaacaaagggaaattggcttactctattatgatgagcatgagtttttggaatggtgtgacactttgtttgaaaatatttgctcctttggtaagagttcttcgattggtagataGAAATTGAAAGTCAtcgatggggtttctatatggggagcttcttcaagTTAAAGAAGATATCAAGATGACCCTGAATAatgtggaatcaaattatcaacCTATCATAGtgattattgagtcaaaaatgaagaATAGACTTGATaccatggtttaaagtgtcgtgcCGAGACGGTCGAAACGGGCGAAACATCTCGTTCCGCTCGGCGACCGACACCGGCACGACCTCGGCACCAGACCTGCAATAGCTGTGACATGTTGCGCGACCCTATGGTCGCACCGGAGGGGGTTGCTTGACCCCACAACAATAGTAACCCTTCCGTTGCCTCCGCGAAGGTATCGTGCGACCTTGCAGCCGCTGCAAAGGGACCACCGCAGTCGTGCCAGAGGAGTCACGCGATCCCCGCGGCCATGATTGAGGGGTCGTGCAACCCTACGGCAGCGCCGAAGTCGCGTGAGCTCGCGAGAGGTgtcagatttcaaatttttttaattaaatttaggttaattattttaatcaactcctaactatgaTGGAGATAATCAAAAAggctttattaaaccctaataaaattatctaattaattttatatttcatttattttaatttaaaaattataataaaatttttatttatttatctattttcatatcttttctttttttttaagattagtttttatattgtttattttttaaatagttatgttaaatattttattttttaactaatatattttatatttagaaaATACTGAACGGCAcgacacgatacgataccgaaaccgtatcgttccggtccagAACTGAAACCTcgacacgggtcgaaattttaaaccttgcttgATACATCATTACATATCACTGCCTTTTTATTGAATCcctatttttactataaagatagttctattgATCTTTAGGCCGCGACGGAGATTTTTGAATGCATGAAATTtttgcatgccaatgagttagatctacaagatacaattattaataAGGAATTTGCAAAATATAAAGACAAgactgggttatttggaaaatattgACAGcaaaaatatgtaaaaataataataataaattttatccatgtgcatggtggagtacatacggtgctcacacacccaACTTGTTAAGAGTGACATTGAGGATACTTTCTTCGGGTTGTAGAAATTGGAGTGCATTTGAAGGAGTAAGCTTTAAACTTTAAGTCTTTAAATAAAGtaaagtattaatttttaaagtttatatttatattactaactataatatttactttctctttttttttttaagattcatacaaaaaaaaaaaaaaagaaataggtTGAATGTCAACAGGTTGAACAATTTAGTATTTATctaatttaatgctagattgttgaacaaacaaaaaagaaaaaaagaaaggaaTGTCGATGTCCTTCACAAAAgctgcttcaaatgcacaaggttggattgtgaATGGTGGgaaagatgatgaagttgaactaggttctgGATTCACATGGCAAACGGTTGATGAGACAAGTGGAGCTTATGAAAATCTACAACacgaagaagctctagagtgagaaAACTTCACGAGAATGATTTTGCATCCAAAGAATAAAaggaggatcacaataatgatattgagtttgtgtccgatgaaatTATAGAGAAGAAAGTAGAATAAATAtgtaatattttattacttgtgtaattttgaactcattttaaatttaatgttATTGTGTTAGAATTATAGTATatgatttattatataatttatgttgATACCATAGAATCCACCTAGCGGCGTCTAGCCCCCGCTTAGGCGGCCTAGGCGCTAGACACTGAACTAGCGCCCGACTAGTGCCTAACAAATTTTAGAATCTTGATATTAAGTGAAGTCATTGAAATAGGATATGAAAATAAGCCAATAAAAGTAATCATATATTGGGCCTCGTAATGAAGTCAATCAAGTTACCTGAAAGTAGGAATTACAGTTGAAAAAAGATTATAATGGTTGGTGAAAAAATTCAGTATCAAGTCCTGCAACTTGCCTGTCGTTTCTCAAAGCAACCAAGCTTGAAACTACATCAGCTGAAAGCGCATATATTGGGCCATAAGCATGAAGAAAGTAAATCTCACCAAACAGGTGTGACAGTGGCTCGTACCTACGTCAATTGCAAATGCATGCAAGTATTAACTCTAATGTATTTTTGGCAGTTGAATGGAGATGTGTATAATGTATTGCAAAGCGCAACTTAAATAAGACATCAACAAACAAACATTAATGATGCACTAGACAATTAAAATCAACCTGAAAAGAGATAACTACACAGCATGAAGGTTACAAAGGAAATAAGGTAGCTAAAAGATTTATCCAGTGATGCTTTCTCTCTGTTTCCATTGGCAGAAAAAGctaaagggaaggaaaagataATTTTAACCTATATATCTTCAGTTTGTTTTCAGATCCATgaattatttatattcatttcaAGACTTGCCCTGCCGTCTTGTTCAATtaacttattattttatttatcttaacttTGCAATGTATGATATTTGATAGAATACGAATGTTGTTTTCGCCTCTTAAAGTTGGGAATGGATTGAGTGGAATGAAACATCCCTTTAAATAGATCATTTCATCTTAAATTGTTCATCTTAAAATAAGGATGGAATCGTAGAGGAAATAAAGCATTCCATTTATGCATACAAGCATCCTAGGGGTTTTTATCTTAGAAACATAGTAAAATCTTTGTCCATACAGATAATATAATATGCAACTTAATACACTTGATTCCCAAAAAACAGTTAAATAAACCCTCAAATTTCACAAATAAAGACGTAAATTACTTTCTTTGGTCATAAATTTTTTCTCATGATCATGCAGCACATCTGTATGTTATcattaaatttacagaaaatacTAACCATTTCATGTTAGGGTCAGTTACCACAGGACCGTTCTTCATGCATCCAAGATACGTTCGAGTATGCGGTCGTTCTTTTGCCAAAAGCAAAGAAAGACGATCTGAACAATGCAATGAACAATATAATTAAACTAAAGCAGTTCTGAAGAAAGAAATGACAATTTCTCAAAGACATGTTACCTGGCCTCAAATATATGTCATCATCGGCTTTCACATAGAAATCAGAATCATAAAGTGCAAATGCAGTTTTGAAGAAAGctaatctacaacaaaaattagATGAGAGTTTGGACAAACCAACAGAAGAACACTCCAAAACACTTATGTAGTAGCGCTTCATACGTTTTATGTGGAAGATTGCTGTACTCTTCTTCAATATCTATAAGCATGAAATCATCGTACACATTCACCTCCTTTTGAAGGGCTGCCATTTTTGATTTATCTTCGGTCTTTCCTATAACAAATCTGAAAGCCAAGCCAGACGCTTCTTCCAAACTGCAGCATGCATTACTCAGACTCAGACTCAGACTCAGAACTAGGGCAACGATCCGGTTAATTACCAAATCCATCCAACTAGAGATTACAAGATACTATCAAAGCCGAAACTTAGTGGTACAAAAATCACAGAACAGGCAATGGCAACTCGGATCTCAACAGCACAGGGATAATAGACAATGGAGAAGAGAATGAGACAAACGAAGAGTAAGGGAGCGAACAAATCCAAGCCGATACAACGAGATTAAAGACGAACCGGAGAAGACCTTGACGATCGGAGGACAACCACGTCTGCCTGATGGCTTTCCTCCGGCCGACGGATCCAAACCCGGTCTGGATCCCAACGAAAGCCATCACCTTGTGCCGCTTCGACGCTCCGACGTCGTTTAAACCTCCGCCACCGGCGCCGCTGCGATCCCACACGACGGAGACCGACCTAGGCTTCGCATCGGGGCACTCTCCGGAGGGTCTCGTGACGGAGAATACGCCGAAGAGGACTCCGGTGATGCCGAAGATTAGGCAAGCGAGGGAGAAGACGGAGGGGGAGAGGCGGCGGAAACGGGAGGTCGGGCGTGAGTGGAAGACCTTGGGCGACATCGGCATCGCTGAATCGGAGTCATAACCCTCGGCAAAACTTCATCTGTTTTGTGGATCGAGGAGGAAGAGCGAAGCGTGCTCTCGTGTTTACTATAACATCCATCGAAAACGGTGTCGTCGATTCTTTTAAATATATTAAcctttttctatcatattttttCCTTTGATAGTTTTTAAATGTaatgaattctataattttcattatttagaaaagaaatattaatttatctaattacatCTTTTTCAACTTATTAAatctattaaatttatatttatatttttacattGTATTGGATCTTGTATATTTTGAATAATAGctcattaatattattaaaaaatttatcaacATAATCTATTAAGTCTTcttctttgactattatttttttattaatactaatatttgatgaattagatttatgatTATTAGAAAGTTCTTGACATTTGTTTTCCTAACTTATTattttacaataaaaatttaattaatttttcatttaaatttttaattatattattttctgagttttgattttgattattaataataaatctatcaaGGATATATTTATAAGattgaataaatttttttattttttatacgtTTTGTATATTCAGAatcttatttttttaacaaacatatttatattaaagtaataataataataaagaaaatacaagttcctattattttatcaaaataaaattatttagaattaaataaataatttatatttataattttaatttgatgatattttaaagttcgaacaaatataataaaaaatttattttgtacagatttaaaaaaaatgagttcATATCAAGATTCTCATTTGTCGATCATTCTTAGGTAGCAATCAAGCCCATTTAATTCTATAGCGCAATGTGCAACGGCTGGCGAGatctagaattttcaaaaaatatgatTTATgcattttaaaatatgatttatcAACTTAAAAAGTATATAATAAACCAGATAGGGCACTTAAAGATTCTATGttcaatttttatgatttttcatgACAATTTACCAAAGGACGTACATGGTATAATGTATTTATCAAAAGATGTATCGTAGATTGGTATTTACCAAAAGATGTAGGTAAGTGATGTGTAATACCCAATATAACTCTCCCGCCAATCCCCTCTGCTCAGCAGTCAAGTTCCGAGACATCCGAACCACTTTTTGAATAacgttgatttaaaaaaaataactttaatcaTTTGTCTACCTCCCTCCTTGATAACATGCGAGTGCAGATCTAATTCTGTGGAGAAATCTTTCctcttgtgaaaccctagtttagtgaCCTCGAGTGTTTCTCAAGCGGCATCAAGCATTTCGGTGCCAAAAACCAGGACTGATCGCGAGACGCCCGTGAAGGGTTCTAGGGTTTACGTCAATCATCTCATCTCATAATGGCCCAAAAAAGTCGATCGGGTGTATCATCATTCTCTCAACATCAATTAGCTATAAAGgtatcattttacaaactctgtaATTTTGAGAAGTTCAACTAGTATGAttaaaatgttttaatttttataaaatgtaGGGTTCAGTTAACGTTGGACAAAAATTGCATTGGAACAGTATCCtaggtcactttaaaagtttttttgaaGCATCAACGAAGAAAGGAACACATCAAGGgtctgttattttacatgaccgacacatagcgctgatcaaacagtcaccctttagtatttttttggacatataagatatgcagcacatccgtgagattttggtcaatatatttcaaaattgggattcaagtagtcaaacttttagattctcaggtacaatatATAATTTCGTATTTTAAGcacaaagtagttgtatggtaaaattAAATCTTTGGTTAAACGTGGGTCTGATACAATATCACATCAGGGTCATAGTAGGCCTGATATGatgtcatatcaggcccaacgtgggtctgatacgatgacatatcaggcccaacgtgggcctgatacgatgtaATAACATGTCTAACGTTTGCTTCATATGGcagcgtatcaggcccacgttgggtctgatactTTTGTATTTGTTGGTAGAAGTATAATAATCATTaaacttggtcaggtgttcctGTTGGATTCACAAGAAGAAATGTTTCATTgctgcttggtattgcagaccgaggaACTTCAATTCCGATGAATTCAATTAAAACATCCGGTGACCTCTTTCTAAcatacttctcaaacaaaaaataaactactagattaagaattgaggagttgcttaaattttatggcaatcgttttgaaggagaagatgatgttttattattttgcaaattctatattttgtatatatttatttgtgtcttattttcttctagtacatataaggtccctttatgtcttatagatatagtagatgattttgagaatcttgctagattcaattggattgaagtcatccatgaatttatggctccacaattacctaagattggggacatcTTTTCATCAACTGGAACAAAACAatctaacaccaacctcccttacctaaagggatttgctggtcttttgacAATAAGTTTATAAtttatgtgaaatttattaatattttgcgGACAGTTATGAATAGGTTGCCCTTGTGATGGTGAATTAGGCAtgatttttggagcatgttccaatccaaaaatcatacaaaataGAAGGAACAAggtaaataagtggaggaatattccttcacatattagtaaggtgagggaaTTGTTTGATCAAGTATCCTCTAAAGAGGTAAATTttgaatactttgactatagtttggttaaaaattattattttaatatgtgTTTTAATATTGTTACAGGTTTTGATTGACCTAATCTCTACCCAATATGAAAATTCATTGTTTGAGAACCTTGTTGGCTTTGATGACAGTCTACATGTAATGGAGAcatcacaaattgaagtcacTGAAGGAGGAAGACAAATTAATGagtgttgtaattgcattattcaagcaaacagaATTAAAGAGTTAACAATGGGGAACATGCAATTGAAAGAGAGGgtgaaagaattaattaaaatagttgaaaataaagacatagaatctcaatatagcgagcctgtCGACGACCCTCAATTTGAACCTGcaggtgttacaacaagaagtaggagagagcgtgacagaagtcgctatgattacagggatactccaattgatagtccattgtggctcaaaactttacTTAAGAGGTGACgtagaaatatacatataagtgagcctgcggagAAAGTTTCAAGTCCAAGAGATGGAAAAAAAGTTATAAAAGAACCTGATGTTGTGgggaaggggaaaggaaaaattgttctggatgaaatggaagaagaaatagatattgtagaattgatggaagacaaatctgatgaagaggcgGAGAAGGATGCAGATATGTTTGgcaaatatgacaaaatgaggaaacaagccaTTGCTATAAGACGATATCTGcaaatttcattgtaatttgtttgATTTAATAGATTGTCTAAATGTCTTTTATGTTTATGcgcatagtatgtgaagaagcaatttaagacttccaagaaaaaaacaagacgaagaggtggTGTATTTGTTAAAAGCGTTGGAGAAACTAAAGTATGTGAAATACAGAGTTTATCAGTCAAGACAATTATATGCATCTCTAATTACATAGTTGATCTATGGTTCTCAtatttaaatttgtaaaaatagtcattgatttgtttactttgtaggtttacaaatgatttagtttgggaggaaccacccttttgtttaGATGTGTATTCTCtgttatctggtgtgaatggagagatgTTGACAAGAGAGGACGTAATagacacgtattgtaaaattctatttaggggGGCATTCTCTTCTAGAAGGACATACAACAAGCCTATATATTGCTCAACATTATTCACAGTAAGGAATTTATTTGAGAATAGTACAAATTAGAAttcattttattatttggttatgtatgtatgactttgcatatttgtagtcattaatgaaatcgtcaagtaagtttgccttccaacacctgataaaggcagatagaggagatgaagaggttaggtatatttttatacttttgtgcagtgataatgcacacttccgcTTGCTGatggtggacaccaaatcaatgacattcaatcagtacaattctctagcaagtggaagtaaatacaaatatgaatttgaagcagcggtgagcatccaatattcatgtgtatgtttgtattctaatataaatgctagttgatggaaaatgtAAATTTCCTCTTCAATTTTACAGGTATCATATTTTAAACTCTATAGTTGTGAGCACGTTGCTGTTATTGATCCAACATTTGAAAGGCATTATCCGTTCGATAAATGAGTCTCTCGCACaatagaatgtccacaacaaAACGCCAGATAAGTCAAGCACAGAGTGTGAATAGaacatattgataaaaaatattgaCCATTAAAATGGTGTTGCTATTTACAgcgttgactgtggcttctttgtgatgcaatataTTCGATGTCTCCTATACAATATGAAGATGAACTTCAAATAAGGAaacatgaaaaagattagaattgatgtaatagTATCAATTTTGAtggataagttttttaaaacattggattaaatatccatagTCTTGGAAGGCAAAAACCTGTAGAGAATGTAAATGAACTTACGTAGTGTAGGTAGttttatatctttgtatgtagtctttgttgtGTAATACAGTTGTATGTATTATATGAGAAGAGTATAAATtgtcactggaatattaataatattgtaTAGTGATTAGTCATAATATCCAAATTGCGATGCTGATGCTTATCAGTGAAATCCAAATTGcgatgctggtgcttatcagttAAAATAGAGATAATGTATATAAGTTATACTACACACCATTTTTATCTTCTCAAAACTAAAAAAATGGTAACAGTTGGGATTGtttagaaaatcaaatagacTCGGACCAACACTCGGTTTCAAGAGCACAAGGTaggctttgaaatttgaattaggcATGTAATAATTGAACACCAAAGTAACTAAGTTAcgagaaaaaaaaattggttcttaTTCCTGAAACTGCAAGAAACACATGTTGTGTTCCAAATggcactgatcctgtccgaatgctgaatcaacggacgctgggcacggggcgctctgcgactgctgacgtggatcttcgactggtggcacgaagctccggcgaacctgcacagaagtcgggtcgggaaggggttcccggcggcgaccctccgacgctcaagtcaggcaagcaaacagtggcAAGTGGCTCTCCAAAAatcagaatgcgtacctccggtgaaggatgggggcctttatatagggcagcggggAGGCAAGTGCACAcacaccgaggtgtacacgtgtccgtagcccataccccagtaagggcttgtcagtgagcttacctgacccatactgctacagtcccagcatgtcctcgatgggacatcgGAACCCCCTGTCGCGTGATTTGGAGTATAACCATATCACGGAGCATGCcagttgtcagaagatgtccttTGTCTGTTTCCCCGAACTCTTGTTGGGAACCCGACCGGCCCACGCCCGCCTTCCGTCCGACCGGTCAAATATGATGGTCCACTTGGGAAGTTTTTggtaatgtgttttgtggcgacCGTTAGCAGTATGTttcatgccttcggccgagcgtgccgtcCGCTCGGCCTACGATCTTgttcaatgagcgccggaaccccgacttccataggggtgccttttgccctcggctaaacaccgggcggccgcccggtcggtcagccccctttctccggtcggcctagctggtccgaccttcttcgatgggccgcccggctctttgacttccacgtgacgttgaccccttacaacgagggtcccctgttcttatcgccggatcaggCACAGACAAATAACTTCTTACCTAGGGTTTATAACTATGTTTTGAGACCATATATACCTTcccccctctcaaaccttcatagggaGGGTGAgatcaagtaaatccaagtagggtaggcctatcagtgggttttggccaaaatccactgatggacctagacacctgtGATTCGACCCATTTCAAGTCTCGTGTGATTAAaatattgcaaggactccaacggtgctatccaATACACAAAGCTCTCTATGGGTGATAGCACGTGGAGAAAAAATCCAGCCtccctttgggcctgatatggtacaatatcaggcccaatgtgggcctgatatggacaatatcaggcccaatgtgtgTAACTTTGCATTTCAATTGAACATCTCTCTTTTGTGGTGGATTTTAAAGTCTGCTATTTTTTTCAAACTATAAATTACCTAAAACATAGTCaggaagtgttgaaaaaaaaattcaggcACCTATCTTATTCAATGACTCCTATCTTATTTTTCAAGAATGACTACAATTCCTTTGTCTGAGTTTGAATTCATTtatatttcaaaacatatttaCATTACTTTGAAATTTCAAACCTCTTCCTATTGAATTGAAATGCATAGATATACTAAACctatatggtgtgaagtattaatTATGTCTTGCAGGTGATGGTTGACACTTCTCATACCTACAATACCACTGtatcataaaataaatactacataaaacgatataacagaaacatcattttccaaaactatttttcttacaaTCCTATGCATGTACTGCATACAAAACATATGGatcaactcctccaatttacaattAATTCAAGACCTAGGGGCTGGcggcattctacaggtcctccgattatgacccagttgtttgcacctgctACATTTGacttttaccttcccattatgtttcgactcgatccttgccttctttcgcctacccgactgcacaaggctacggggacatagaactataatgttgtttactcccctaggccaaaattccttgCTTCGACAAGGGTAAATACAAACCATGTATGTCGCATTCCAAttctgtgaatgaaaataatgttcacaatatgggagtgtatccataTTCCGGTGAATGATGACGAcaattgcatgtgagcaaggcaatcctg encodes the following:
- the LOC122043206 gene encoding probable beta-1,3-galactosyltransferase 14, with the protein product MPMSPKVFHSRPTSRFRRLSPSVFSLACLIFGITGVLFGVFSVTRPSGECPDAKPRSVSVVWDRSGAGGGGLNDVGASKRHKVMAFVGIQTGFGSVGRRKAIRQTWLSSDRQGLLRLEEASGLAFRFVIGKTEDKSKMAALQKEVNVYDDFMLIDIEEEYSNLPHKTLAFFKTAFALYDSDFYVKADDDIYLRPDRLSLLLAKERPHTRTYLGCMKNGPVVTDPNMKWYEPLSHLFGEIYFLHAYGPIYALSADVVSSLVALRNDSFRIFSNEDVTIGSWMLAMNVNHENNHALCASDCSSSSIAVWDIPRCSGLCNPEVKMLELHKKEICSGASTFSDE